Proteins encoded in a region of the Perognathus longimembris pacificus isolate PPM17 chromosome 11, ASM2315922v1, whole genome shotgun sequence genome:
- the S100a16 gene encoding protein S100-A16, translating into MADCYTDLEKAVVVLVENFYKYVSKHSLVKNKINKRSFRKMLQTELNHMLTDTGNRKAADKLIQNLDANHDGWISFDEYWTLIGGITSPIANLIRQQEQQGSC; encoded by the exons ATGGCTGACTGCTACACTGATCTGGAGAAGGCGGTGGTCGTCCTGGTAGAAAACTTCTACAAATATGTGTCTAAGCACAGCCTGGTCAAGAACAAGATCAACAAGAGGAGCTTCCGAAAGATGCTCCAGACGGAGTTGAACCACATGCTAACG GACACGGGGAACCGAAAAGCTGCAGACAAGCTCATCCAGAACCTAGATGCCAACCACGATGGGTGGATCAGCTTTGATGAGTACTGGACCTTGATAGGTGGCATCACCAGCCCCATCGCCAACCTCATCCGCCAACAAGAGCAGCAGGGAAGCTGCTAG